One genomic region from Sphingobacterium sp. UGAL515B_05 encodes:
- a CDS encoding OsmC family protein, with protein MKYILDKPVSGHITEQKYKTTIQWRNGEFITDEPEKLGGRDLGPDPYTLLVSSLVSCTLATLRMYIDKKGLAIQGISVSSNMYLRIEKEQVVTYFEREISFDQTLATEIAERLKQIAEECPVSKILKNTAVVQTTIHTNMQS; from the coding sequence ATGAAGTACATTTTAGACAAACCGGTGTCTGGCCATATCACGGAACAGAAATATAAGACCACCATCCAATGGAGAAACGGAGAATTTATCACAGACGAACCTGAAAAACTCGGCGGTAGAGATCTTGGCCCCGATCCGTATACACTACTAGTTTCTTCTTTGGTGTCCTGTACTTTAGCGACGCTAAGAATGTATATTGATAAAAAAGGTCTCGCTATCCAAGGTATTTCCGTGAGTTCAAATATGTATCTCCGAATAGAAAAAGAACAGGTGGTCACCTATTTCGAACGTGAAATCTCATTTGATCAAACCTTGGCGACAGAAATTGCGGAACGTCTCAAGCAGATAGCAGAAGAATGCCCAGTTTCCAAAATCTTAAAAAACACGGCTGTTGTCCAAACCACGATCCATACAAACATGCAGTCTTAA
- a CDS encoding outer membrane beta-barrel protein, which yields MMKRFLLVGLFAGVTHFMAFSQSHELRVGVTSGVSNFTGSGTEAKSTLNGSTQQDYYTNNPYGKKYGINIGGALNYRYVFANNLILGLEGAYERLQTKIDLEGNEFMNGSRGQTRLNQQFINFNPFVGYRVFFEPMTMDIQLGMDIAKTLSIKENGSIEDKQGNKTSFDRDRGKVIDLDLRPRLQFNVNYDRYTVFAGYSWGLKDYNNGMLGADPGVARLNVFRLGLQYQLLTPIFKND from the coding sequence ATGATGAAGAGATTTTTACTTGTCGGACTTTTTGCTGGTGTAACCCATTTTATGGCTTTCTCACAATCACATGAGCTTCGTGTGGGAGTTACCTCTGGTGTGTCCAACTTTACGGGATCCGGAACCGAAGCAAAGAGCACGTTGAATGGATCTACGCAGCAGGACTATTATACCAATAATCCTTATGGAAAAAAATATGGAATCAATATTGGTGGCGCTTTAAACTACCGTTATGTTTTTGCCAATAACCTAATATTAGGTTTAGAGGGTGCATATGAACGATTGCAGACAAAGATTGATTTGGAGGGCAATGAATTTATGAATGGAAGTCGAGGCCAAACCCGTCTCAATCAACAATTTATCAATTTTAATCCTTTTGTTGGCTATCGTGTCTTTTTTGAGCCGATGACAATGGATATTCAGTTGGGTATGGATATTGCGAAAACGCTGAGTATCAAAGAAAATGGTAGCATTGAAGATAAACAGGGAAATAAAACAAGTTTTGATCGTGACAGAGGCAAGGTTATCGATTTGGATCTACGCCCTCGTTTACAGTTTAATGTAAATTATGACCGTTATACTGTGTTTGCCGGTTATTCATGGGGATTGAAGGATTATAACAACGGGATGCTTGGTGCTGATCCCGGTGTGGCACGATTAAATGTATTCCGCTTAGGCCTGCAGTATCAGCTATTAACTCCGATCTTCAAAAATGACTAA
- a CDS encoding TMEM175 family protein, producing MTKGRLEAFSDGVLAIIITIMVLELKVPEGFTFASLKPIFPKIISYIVSFMYVGIYWNNHHHLFQIVRKVNGKVLWSNLHLLFWLSLMPVTTNWIGESHFERDPIIAYGFVLIMCSIAYHIVEYFVIQIEGEESALKRAVKSKVKENISTTLYFLGIGLSFINPYVSLLMYGTVAVMWLIPDRRIEKELQDQ from the coding sequence ATGACTAAAGGCAGGTTAGAAGCATTCAGTGATGGTGTTTTGGCCATCATTATAACGATTATGGTACTTGAATTAAAAGTGCCGGAAGGATTTACTTTTGCGAGCCTCAAACCTATATTTCCCAAAATTATTTCTTATATCGTAAGTTTTATGTATGTGGGAATCTATTGGAATAACCATCATCATCTGTTCCAAATTGTTCGTAAAGTGAACGGGAAGGTTCTTTGGAGTAATTTGCATTTATTATTTTGGTTGTCATTAATGCCAGTGACAACGAATTGGATTGGCGAGTCACATTTTGAAAGAGACCCAATTATTGCCTATGGCTTTGTTCTGATCATGTGTTCCATCGCATATCATATTGTTGAATATTTTGTGATTCAAATCGAAGGGGAAGAATCTGCATTGAAAAGAGCTGTCAAATCGAAAGTTAAGGAGAATATTTCTACGACTCTTTACTTTTTGGGGATAGGGCTATCGTTTATTAACCCCTATGTCAGTTTGCTCATGTATGGAACAGTCGCTGTGATGTGGCTTATACCTGATCGCCGTATTGAAAAAGAATTGCAGGATCAATAG
- a CDS encoding AAA family ATPase: MDQTNYFVVLTGGPGVGKTTLLKELHKRGFSMVEEDARRIIREQLEADTDGLPWKNKLHYSRLMLAASSASYLAQRKKNTKDYVFFDRGIPDTLAYITMENLAFEEEILQEAKKLRYHNKVFILPPWKAIYENDNERKQTWAEAKYTFKVMRDTYQKLGYETIVVPQTTVR, from the coding sequence ATGGATCAAACAAACTATTTTGTCGTTCTTACAGGAGGACCTGGAGTCGGTAAAACAACCTTATTAAAAGAATTACATAAGCGGGGATTTAGCATGGTGGAAGAGGATGCGCGTCGCATCATCAGAGAACAATTGGAAGCCGATACAGATGGACTGCCCTGGAAAAATAAACTTCACTATAGCAGGCTCATGCTAGCTGCTTCATCTGCTAGCTATTTGGCGCAGCGAAAGAAAAACACAAAAGACTACGTGTTTTTTGATCGTGGAATCCCCGATACACTGGCTTACATCACGATGGAAAATCTTGCCTTCGAAGAAGAGATATTACAAGAGGCAAAAAAACTACGGTATCACAACAAAGTTTTTATCCTCCCCCCCTGGAAGGCTATTTACGAAAATGACAATGAGCGGAAACAAACTTGGGCAGAAGCTAAATATACCTTTAAAGTGATGCGGGATACCTACCAGAAACTAGGCTATGAAACCATCGTTGTTCCGCAGACAACTGTCAGGTAA
- a CDS encoding DUF6688 family protein, with product MIFIFLLILLTLFGILYLLRSAVKKQKRKITIVEYAIIIGYLISLMISGVGLLFHSSQYNQAVDPVDGDCYIPFGGKHLVSLSFYFIAFNISAIAIWLKGRKIPPIPLVLMLIMLMIGSIISLFVLVQVSHHDTSTLDMYVGNEGTLFFIFTPICCLIMGIGLIRKIIVEERRYAMSRSYANSTLNKINNLLSSKLNYPACALILLVPVFLLLTIILILLGQDRDSMVKVFTETTTWAFSQKMHPPILDHQGHYLCTVAAKGDPALVKPLRLGTRHGNTIIVNRQLQVANAFEEILSDLSPALHRYVRYCYDKYGFNISVKINSSSASNMTYILMKPLEYIFLFFLYTCYVEPEKKIAKQYS from the coding sequence ATGATCTTCATTTTTCTCCTTATTCTTCTTACGCTGTTCGGGATTTTATATCTACTTCGTTCGGCTGTCAAAAAACAAAAGCGGAAAATAACAATTGTTGAGTATGCCATTATCATCGGCTACCTGATTTCATTAATGATAAGCGGGGTAGGGCTATTATTCCACTCGAGTCAATATAATCAAGCCGTAGATCCCGTAGATGGTGATTGTTATATTCCCTTCGGCGGAAAACACCTTGTATCGCTATCATTTTATTTCATTGCATTCAATATTTCAGCAATAGCGATTTGGCTCAAGGGACGAAAAATCCCCCCTATTCCTCTTGTCCTGATGCTAATTATGTTAATGATAGGTAGTATTATCAGTCTGTTTGTGCTCGTTCAGGTCAGCCACCACGATACGTCCACATTGGATATGTATGTTGGCAACGAAGGAACTTTATTCTTTATTTTCACGCCAATATGCTGCTTGATTATGGGCATTGGGCTAATCCGTAAAATCATCGTTGAAGAACGGCGTTACGCTATGAGCAGAAGCTATGCTAACAGCACGCTCAATAAAATCAATAACCTGCTTTCCTCAAAGCTGAATTATCCGGCATGTGCTCTTATTTTACTTGTTCCGGTCTTTCTCCTACTAACGATCATCCTCATCCTATTGGGGCAGGATCGGGACTCCATGGTGAAAGTTTTTACAGAAACAACTACTTGGGCATTTTCACAAAAAATGCACCCTCCTATCCTCGATCATCAGGGCCATTACCTCTGTACAGTTGCGGCAAAAGGAGATCCTGCCCTTGTTAAACCCCTACGGCTAGGCACAAGACATGGCAACACGATCATTGTCAATAGACAGCTTCAGGTGGCCAACGCATTCGAAGAAATATTAAGCGATTTATCGCCAGCACTACATCGCTATGTCAGATATTGCTACGATAAATATGGTTTTAATATCTCCGTCAAAATTAATTCAAGCAGCGCATCAAATATGACTTATATTTTGATGAAGCCACTAGAATATATATTTTTATTTTTCTTATATACATGCTACGTCGAACCCGAAAAGAAAATTGCAAAACAATACAGCTAA
- a CDS encoding STM3941 family protein: MKETSLYRNKKKTIQLLSISGVLCLLLLLVLLYSIGLFDGIFKAKPTVFSAGALLVLLVLLFSSLLSLRDKTAQIVLNDRYFLGKTTPVSKAFGQGDWQDVKSIDLQKVGGDTMVIVTLHNPIKYKKQLSSLLWKMAYQESTQELCIMYSSSTIDLDPSELYQLFVSYWKEAKVIDK, translated from the coding sequence ATGAAGGAAACAAGCTTATACAGAAATAAAAAGAAAACAATTCAGCTATTGTCAATTTCGGGAGTCCTATGTTTATTGCTTCTACTCGTTTTATTGTACAGTATCGGTTTATTTGACGGTATATTTAAAGCCAAACCGACAGTTTTTTCTGCAGGAGCATTGCTGGTACTCTTAGTTTTATTGTTTTCTAGCCTACTGAGCCTTCGGGATAAAACAGCGCAAATTGTTTTGAACGACCGTTATTTTCTTGGAAAGACAACACCCGTATCGAAAGCTTTTGGCCAAGGCGACTGGCAGGATGTTAAAAGCATCGACTTACAAAAAGTCGGTGGCGATACGATGGTCATTGTAACACTGCATAATCCTATTAAATATAAAAAGCAGCTTTCGTCGCTGTTATGGAAAATGGCTTATCAAGAATCCACTCAAGAACTGTGTATCATGTATTCGTCCTCAACTATTGATTTGGATCCCTCGGAGCTTTACCAACTTTTTGTATCCTATTGGAAAGAGGCAAAAGTAATCGATAAGTAG
- a CDS encoding RNA polymerase sigma factor, translating into MDPDFLKQLFQQEFTKIVAVISKSFGLQYIEIAEDIVSETFLLATESWQTKGVPANPRAWLYTVAKQKTLAQFRRNKIFTDKIIPAVRQSEPEAESFDDFNFSQENIKDSQLKMLFAICTPAIASEAQIGLALRILCGFGIDEIAEAFLSNKETINKRLFRAKEKLRSEKIELELPSEAEIIKRLDNVLHIIYLLFNEGYYSKTQNQILRKELCIEALRLALMLSTYEKTNTPKTNALIALICFHSSRFEARLTNEGDFILYEQQDEERWNQALIHQGLHFLKNAASGDELTSYHLEAKIAQCHCIKEDSPEKWAEILQWYDRLLVVNYSPAAALNRIFALYKVKGVKAALVEVKTLQLEDNHFYLVLLGELYKELDKNKAIANLNKAKILAKTTLEKEIIQQKIDAIKSAMA; encoded by the coding sequence ATGGATCCGGATTTTCTAAAACAGCTTTTCCAGCAAGAATTTACCAAAATAGTCGCTGTCATCAGTAAGAGTTTTGGTCTTCAATACATCGAAATCGCCGAAGATATCGTCAGCGAAACTTTCTTATTGGCCACAGAATCTTGGCAGACCAAAGGCGTTCCTGCAAATCCTAGGGCTTGGCTGTACACGGTTGCAAAACAAAAGACACTGGCCCAGTTTCGAAGAAATAAAATATTTACAGATAAAATCATCCCTGCAGTGCGGCAGAGCGAGCCGGAAGCGGAAAGTTTCGACGACTTTAATTTCTCGCAGGAAAATATCAAAGACAGCCAATTAAAAATGCTGTTTGCAATCTGTACACCAGCAATTGCCAGTGAGGCTCAAATAGGTCTTGCCCTTAGAATCCTCTGTGGTTTTGGTATAGACGAAATTGCCGAAGCATTTCTTTCCAACAAAGAAACCATCAATAAGCGCCTATTCAGAGCAAAGGAAAAACTACGTTCAGAAAAAATCGAACTCGAACTGCCCTCCGAAGCAGAAATTATTAAACGCCTCGATAACGTACTCCATATTATTTACCTCTTATTTAATGAAGGGTATTATTCTAAAACCCAAAATCAAATTTTAAGAAAGGAGCTCTGTATTGAAGCGTTACGCCTTGCGCTAATGCTTTCGACTTATGAAAAAACAAATACTCCTAAGACCAATGCGCTCATTGCACTGATTTGTTTTCATTCCTCCCGTTTCGAGGCAAGGCTGACCAATGAAGGTGATTTCATTTTGTATGAGCAACAGGATGAGGAACGCTGGAATCAAGCACTTATACATCAAGGGCTACATTTTCTGAAAAACGCTGCATCGGGCGACGAGCTCACATCTTACCATCTGGAGGCAAAGATTGCGCAATGCCATTGTATAAAGGAAGACAGTCCAGAAAAATGGGCCGAAATCCTGCAATGGTATGACCGTTTATTAGTCGTCAATTATTCCCCGGCAGCTGCATTGAATAGAATATTTGCACTATATAAAGTAAAAGGTGTTAAAGCCGCATTAGTCGAAGTAAAAACCTTACAACTAGAAGACAATCACTTTTATCTTGTGCTCTTGGGAGAACTCTATAAGGAACTGGACAAAAACAAAGCCATCGCAAACCTTAACAAAGCAAAAATCCTGGCTAAAACAACATTGGAAAAAGAGATCATCCAACAGAAGATTGATGCTATAAAGTCTGCAATGGCCTAA
- a CDS encoding YciI family protein, whose amino-acid sequence MKDFILLFRQGANEQSQLTEEEAKAVNKRWHDWISDIDAQGKLKDHGSRLDPAGKVLKPGGIVTDGPFVEIRERLGGFIVVTADDLDEATTLAHGCPILEFNGSVEIRALLN is encoded by the coding sequence ATGAAAGATTTCATATTATTATTTCGTCAGGGGGCCAATGAACAAAGTCAGCTGACAGAGGAAGAAGCAAAAGCTGTGAACAAAAGATGGCACGACTGGATTAGTGACATCGATGCGCAAGGAAAACTGAAGGATCATGGTTCCCGTCTTGATCCAGCCGGAAAGGTATTAAAGCCAGGCGGTATCGTTACAGATGGACCTTTTGTAGAAATTAGGGAAAGACTCGGCGGTTTTATTGTCGTCACAGCAGACGATCTCGACGAAGCTACAACCTTAGCCCATGGCTGTCCTATTCTCGAATTTAACGGCAGTGTAGAGATACGTGCACTGCTCAACTAA
- a CDS encoding carboxymuconolactone decarboxylase family protein: MEQRINFFAKGQNAMKSMYGIGTYLSKCSIEQELLHLIYFRVSQINGCAYCLDMHSKDLLATGDQPQRLFLLDAWREAPLYSERERTALEWAEAVTKITHGDVSDEVYTKATAVFSEEELIDLTLAITAINSYNRINISFRTQAGSYKVGQHKVQPTS; the protein is encoded by the coding sequence ATGGAACAACGCATCAATTTTTTCGCAAAAGGGCAAAATGCCATGAAATCAATGTATGGAATAGGTACATATCTGAGCAAGTGTTCGATAGAACAAGAGCTTTTGCATCTTATTTACTTCCGTGTATCACAAATCAATGGCTGTGCATATTGTCTGGATATGCATTCAAAAGATCTACTGGCGACCGGAGATCAACCACAACGATTGTTCTTATTGGATGCCTGGCGGGAAGCCCCCCTGTATAGCGAACGTGAACGTACAGCGCTGGAATGGGCCGAAGCCGTGACGAAAATTACGCATGGCGATGTGTCGGACGAGGTTTATACGAAAGCAACTGCTGTATTTTCGGAAGAAGAACTTATCGACCTGACCTTGGCCATTACAGCGATCAATTCTTATAACAGGATCAATATTTCCTTCCGCACACAAGCAGGAAGCTACAAAGTTGGGCAGCACAAAGTACAACCAACCTCATAA
- a CDS encoding MgtC/SapB family protein → MSVFEFAIRLFAALLLGAAVGVERQWRQKNAGLRTNTLVSLGAAAFVLLSIEIGGDATGRIASYVVSGIGFLGAGVIMKDGLNVHGLNTAATIWCSAAVGALSGLGLHAQAFVVALAIIFTHLIFRPIGQKMAFLTFNKSAASQTEYLLTIGCGIDIENHIRVLLMQMLSSNEKLLLSSLSSDDNLATNGVVIRAIVRAIGQQDSLIERMASRLTIEERVTKISWEIIGTESDL, encoded by the coding sequence ATGAGTGTTTTTGAATTTGCCATACGATTATTTGCAGCCTTGCTTTTGGGGGCTGCTGTGGGAGTAGAGCGCCAATGGCGCCAGAAAAATGCGGGGCTTCGGACAAATACCTTAGTTTCGTTGGGAGCAGCAGCTTTTGTGCTGCTTTCCATAGAAATTGGCGGTGATGCTACCGGACGGATTGCTTCTTATGTGGTCAGCGGAATTGGTTTTCTTGGCGCTGGTGTGATTATGAAGGACGGTTTGAATGTGCATGGTCTAAACACGGCGGCGACGATTTGGTGTTCGGCTGCAGTAGGCGCGCTCTCCGGTCTAGGTTTGCATGCCCAAGCATTTGTCGTTGCGTTGGCTATTATTTTTACACACCTGATCTTTCGTCCAATCGGACAAAAAATGGCCTTCTTGACTTTTAATAAATCGGCAGCATCACAGACCGAATATCTACTGACCATAGGCTGTGGGATAGACATCGAAAATCATATTCGTGTTTTATTGATGCAGATGCTGAGCAGTAACGAAAAACTGTTGTTGTCTTCGCTTTCGAGTGACGATAACCTCGCTACCAATGGCGTTGTCATTAGGGCCATCGTTAGAGCTATCGGTCAGCAAGACAGTCTTATCGAACGGATGGCTAGCCGATTGACCATCGAAGAAAGAGTAACAAAAATAAGCTGGGAAATTATAGGTACAGAGTCAGATCTGTAA
- the mgtA gene encoding magnesium-translocating P-type ATPase has translation MNNKTAKNPLHNMISSNGMNVGTVTKLQGVASQDEKLACAMLETSREGITDEMAKERQQKFGLNEVKHQKAPKWYVQLLKSFANPFIYILLLIATVSFIIDVGLPEVGERDYKTVVVVSIMILVSALLRFVQEYRSNAAAEKLKSMVKTTATVLRKFKGKREIPIVELVPGDIVYLSAGDMIPADCRIVQSKDLFVSESMLTGEALPVEKNYLPIRNAADKSPIELCNICFMGTNVVSGSAIAVIVTTGSYTYFGSISKSITGERPETSFDKGINKVSFLLIRFMLVMVPLIFLINGLMKGNWTEALLFAIAVAVGLTPEMLPMIVTANLAKGAVNMSKRKVIVKRLNSIQNIGAMDMLCTDKTGTLTLDKIVMEKHLNVYGVEDDEVLKWAYLNSFHQTGLKNLMDKAVLEHAELHDYLKVEDQYLKIDEIPFDFQRRRMSVVLKQHNGKHLLICKGAVEEMLELCTHAFDPGDDRSLHVENDRTVPMDDTMRKIVLKTSRKMNEEGLRVLLVAIREFDGAHPLTYAVADEEKLTLTGFIGFLDPAKPSSQPAIEALQKLGIGIKVLTGDNEIITRKICMDVGIPVNRIVNGNELDSIPDTELNQCVDEVSVFAKLSPLQKVRVVKALREKGHTVGFMGDGINDAAALKEADVGISVDTAVDITKESADIILLEKDLMVLRKGVIYGRRTFGNIIKYIKMTASSNFGNMFSMLGASAFLPFLPMLPVHLLIQNLLYDISQVSIPWDSMDEEFIVEPKKWDAGSVSKFMLFIGPISSLFDFATFAVLFFVFKANTVSDQTLFQTGWFVEGLLSQTLIIHMIRTKKIPFIQSWAAAPVVALTSLIMIIGVVLPFTPFAAALKMEALPLTYFPWLIGILVCYCLLTQWVKNWFIQKFHTWL, from the coding sequence ATGAACAATAAAACAGCAAAGAATCCATTGCACAACATGATCAGTTCCAATGGAATGAATGTGGGGACCGTGACCAAGTTGCAGGGGGTGGCCAGTCAGGATGAAAAACTTGCCTGCGCGATGTTAGAAACGAGCAGAGAGGGGATTACAGACGAAATGGCTAAGGAACGTCAACAGAAATTTGGGTTAAATGAAGTGAAACATCAAAAGGCCCCAAAGTGGTATGTGCAGCTATTGAAATCTTTTGCTAACCCCTTTATATATATCCTGTTATTGATTGCAACTGTTTCCTTTATCATTGATGTAGGGCTTCCAGAGGTTGGCGAACGAGATTATAAAACAGTTGTTGTGGTGTCCATTATGATTTTGGTCAGTGCGCTGCTTCGTTTTGTACAGGAGTATCGAAGTAATGCCGCTGCAGAAAAATTAAAAAGTATGGTCAAAACTACGGCGACGGTATTGCGGAAATTTAAAGGGAAAAGAGAGATTCCTATTGTTGAACTGGTGCCGGGAGATATTGTATACCTTTCTGCCGGGGATATGATACCTGCAGATTGCCGTATCGTTCAAAGTAAAGACCTTTTTGTGAGTGAAAGCATGTTGACAGGTGAGGCGCTTCCTGTAGAGAAGAATTATTTGCCCATCCGGAATGCGGCGGACAAATCACCTATTGAACTTTGTAATATTTGTTTTATGGGGACCAATGTAGTTAGTGGATCGGCGATAGCCGTGATTGTAACGACAGGAAGTTACACCTATTTCGGGAGTATCAGCAAATCGATTACCGGCGAACGTCCCGAAACAAGTTTTGATAAGGGTATAAATAAGGTGAGTTTCTTATTGATCCGTTTTATGCTGGTCATGGTTCCGCTGATTTTCTTGATTAACGGGTTGATGAAAGGGAACTGGACGGAAGCGCTACTTTTTGCTATTGCTGTCGCTGTAGGTTTAACCCCCGAAATGCTACCCATGATTGTCACCGCTAACTTGGCAAAGGGTGCAGTCAACATGAGTAAGCGTAAAGTTATCGTCAAGCGGTTAAATTCTATCCAGAATATAGGTGCTATGGATATGCTGTGCACCGACAAAACAGGCACGTTGACATTGGACAAGATCGTCATGGAAAAACATCTTAATGTGTATGGGGTCGAAGATGACGAGGTGCTCAAGTGGGCCTATCTCAATAGTTTTCATCAGACTGGTCTCAAGAATTTGATGGATAAGGCTGTGTTGGAACATGCCGAATTGCACGATTACTTGAAAGTGGAGGATCAATATCTGAAAATTGACGAGATTCCATTTGATTTTCAGCGGCGAAGGATGTCTGTGGTCCTCAAACAGCATAATGGCAAACATCTGTTGATCTGTAAAGGGGCTGTAGAGGAAATGCTTGAGCTTTGTACACATGCTTTTGATCCGGGAGATGACCGCAGTCTGCATGTCGAAAATGACCGTACTGTACCGATGGACGATACGATGCGTAAAATTGTGTTGAAAACATCCAGAAAGATGAATGAGGAGGGGCTACGTGTTTTATTGGTTGCGATCCGCGAATTTGACGGTGCTCACCCCTTGACCTATGCTGTTGCAGATGAAGAGAAGTTAACTTTAACCGGTTTCATCGGCTTTTTGGATCCGGCCAAACCCTCTTCACAGCCGGCTATTGAAGCTTTACAAAAATTGGGAATCGGGATCAAAGTGTTGACTGGAGATAATGAGATTATCACACGCAAAATTTGTATGGATGTCGGCATTCCGGTGAATCGGATTGTCAATGGAAATGAATTAGATAGCATTCCCGACACCGAGCTAAATCAATGTGTTGATGAGGTATCGGTATTTGCTAAATTGAGTCCTCTCCAAAAAGTTCGTGTCGTTAAAGCATTGCGGGAAAAAGGACATACGGTTGGCTTTATGGGCGATGGTATCAATGATGCAGCGGCACTTAAGGAGGCTGATGTGGGTATCAGTGTGGATACGGCTGTTGACATTACCAAAGAAAGTGCAGATATCATTCTGCTGGAAAAGGACCTTATGGTGCTACGCAAAGGGGTTATTTATGGACGTCGAACTTTTGGCAATATCATTAAATATATCAAGATGACGGCAAGCAGCAATTTCGGCAATATGTTCAGTATGCTTGGGGCCAGTGCTTTTCTTCCCTTTCTACCGATGCTGCCGGTGCATCTGCTAATTCAAAATCTACTCTACGATATATCGCAGGTATCTATTCCTTGGGACAGCATGGATGAGGAATTTATCGTCGAGCCAAAGAAATGGGATGCTGGCAGTGTCTCTAAGTTTATGTTATTTATTGGCCCTATAAGTTCACTGTTTGATTTCGCCACTTTTGCGGTATTGTTTTTCGTGTTCAAGGCCAATACGGTATCGGATCAAACACTTTTTCAGACTGGTTGGTTTGTAGAGGGATTGCTTTCACAAACATTAATTATCCATATGATAAGAACTAAGAAAATACCCTTTATTCAAAGCTGGGCTGCTGCACCGGTTGTTGCCTTGACGAGTTTAATTATGATTATTGGTGTCGTTTTGCCGTTTACGCCATTTGCCGCTGCCTTAAAAATGGAGGCACTGCCTCTGACTTATTTTCCGTGGCTAATCGGCATTTTGGTCTGCTATTGTTTACTTACACAGTGGGTCAAAAATTGGTTTATCCAGAAATTTCATACCTGGTTATAG